From the genome of Gilliamella sp. wkB7, one region includes:
- a CDS encoding YcgN family cysteine cluster protein, whose product MIEPFWEHKTLEQMSDDEWEQLCDGCGQCCLNKLQDEDTGEILYTNVACNLLDSKTCQCRHYHNRFAYEPDCIKLTRENLLTIEWLPLTCTYRYFSETGQLPEWHPLIMGNKKLMHKLKISVKNRIVYEKDVICWEDHIL is encoded by the coding sequence ATGATTGAGCCATTTTGGGAACACAAAACCTTAGAACAAATGAGTGATGATGAGTGGGAACAACTTTGTGACGGTTGTGGTCAGTGTTGCTTAAACAAATTACAGGACGAAGATACTGGCGAAATATTATATACCAATGTTGCATGCAATTTGCTTGATTCTAAAACTTGCCAATGCAGGCATTATCATAATCGTTTTGCCTATGAGCCTGATTGCATTAAATTGACGCGAGAAAATCTTCTGACCATTGAATGGTTACCATTAACCTGTACTTATCGTTATTTTTCAGAAACAGGGCAGTTACCTGAATGGCATCCTCTTATAATGGGAAATAAAAAGCTTATGCACAAGCTAAAAATTTCAGTTAAAAATCGCATTGTGTATGAAAAAGATGTGATTTGTTGGGAAGATCATATTCTATAA
- a CDS encoding YcgL domain-containing protein, with protein sequence MENKNNFSAIPEKIMSIFGAPVFVMKVLLDGKRQFVVGTAQEIEERIKTDGFFLQMLKEDDFKV encoded by the coding sequence ATGGAAAATAAAAATAATTTTTCTGCGATTCCGGAAAAAATAATGTCTATTTTTGGTGCTCCAGTGTTTGTAATGAAAGTACTTCTTGATGGTAAACGTCAATTTGTGGTGGGTACTGCACAAGAAATAGAAGAAAGAATTAAAACGGATGGTTTTTTCTTACAAATGTTAAAAGAAGACGATTTCAAAGTATGA